A window of Ictalurus furcatus strain D&B chromosome 18, Billie_1.0, whole genome shotgun sequence contains these coding sequences:
- the LOC128622467 gene encoding ubiquitin-conjugating enzyme E2 B isoform X1: MSTPARRRLMRDFKRLQEDPPTGVSGAPSENNIMLWNAVIFGPVGTPFEDGTFKLVIEFSEEYPNKPPTVRFISRMFHPNVYADGSICLDILQNRWSPTYDVSSILTSIQSLLDEPNPNSPANSQAAQLYQENKREYEKRVSAIVEQSWADS; the protein is encoded by the exons ATGTCTACCCCTGCAAGGAGGCGCTTGATGAGAGACTTCAAAAG ACTTCAAGAAGACCCACCAACTGGTGTGAGTGGTGCTCCCTCAGAAAACAATATCATGTTGTGGAATGCCGTTATTTTTGG accTGTAGGAACGCCGTTTGAGGATG GAACGTTTAAACTCGTGATAGAATTTTCAGAAGAATATCCAAATAAGCCTCCTACAGTTCGATTTATCTCCAGAATGTTCCACCCAAATG TTTATGCAGATGGCAGTATATGTTTAGACATTCTTCAGAATCGCTGGAGTCCTACATATGATGTATCCTCAATTCTGACATCTATCCAG TCCTTGCTGGATGAGCCTAACCCCAACAGCCCAGCCAACAGCCAGGCGGCACAACTCTATCAAGAAAACAAGCGGGAGTATGAGAAGAGGGTTTCTGCCATTGTGGAGCAAAGCTGGGCCGACTCCTAA
- the LOC128622467 gene encoding ubiquitin-conjugating enzyme E2 B isoform X2 — translation MFIRLQEDPPTGVSGAPSENNIMLWNAVIFGPVGTPFEDGTFKLVIEFSEEYPNKPPTVRFISRMFHPNVYADGSICLDILQNRWSPTYDVSSILTSIQSLLDEPNPNSPANSQAAQLYQENKREYEKRVSAIVEQSWADS, via the exons ATGTTCATTAGACTTCAAGAAGACCCACCAACTGGTGTGAGTGGTGCTCCCTCAGAAAACAATATCATGTTGTGGAATGCCGTTATTTTTGG accTGTAGGAACGCCGTTTGAGGATG GAACGTTTAAACTCGTGATAGAATTTTCAGAAGAATATCCAAATAAGCCTCCTACAGTTCGATTTATCTCCAGAATGTTCCACCCAAATG TTTATGCAGATGGCAGTATATGTTTAGACATTCTTCAGAATCGCTGGAGTCCTACATATGATGTATCCTCAATTCTGACATCTATCCAG TCCTTGCTGGATGAGCCTAACCCCAACAGCCCAGCCAACAGCCAGGCGGCACAACTCTATCAAGAAAACAAGCGGGAGTATGAGAAGAGGGTTTCTGCCATTGTGGAGCAAAGCTGGGCCGACTCCTAA
- the LOC128622467 gene encoding ubiquitin-conjugating enzyme E2 B isoform X3, whose protein sequence is MLWNAVIFGPVGTPFEDGTFKLVIEFSEEYPNKPPTVRFISRMFHPNVYADGSICLDILQNRWSPTYDVSSILTSIQSLLDEPNPNSPANSQAAQLYQENKREYEKRVSAIVEQSWADS, encoded by the exons ATGTTGTGGAATGCCGTTATTTTTGG accTGTAGGAACGCCGTTTGAGGATG GAACGTTTAAACTCGTGATAGAATTTTCAGAAGAATATCCAAATAAGCCTCCTACAGTTCGATTTATCTCCAGAATGTTCCACCCAAATG TTTATGCAGATGGCAGTATATGTTTAGACATTCTTCAGAATCGCTGGAGTCCTACATATGATGTATCCTCAATTCTGACATCTATCCAG TCCTTGCTGGATGAGCCTAACCCCAACAGCCCAGCCAACAGCCAGGCGGCACAACTCTATCAAGAAAACAAGCGGGAGTATGAGAAGAGGGTTTCTGCCATTGTGGAGCAAAGCTGGGCCGACTCCTAA
- the LOC128622829 gene encoding proteinase-activated receptor 2-like, whose amino-acid sequence MSAVAFPRLLVFFACISSSAIHGQKRGFIGLEDSDSDSVYVDSVTASTLKSGLTTVFFSVVYILVFAVGLPGNAIAIWVFVFRSKKIHPSAIYMANLALADLLFVIWIPLKIAYHVNGNNWTFGEEMCKVMVSFFYGNMYCSILFITCLSVQRYWVVAHPLTQQRTNNRLAIVVSISIWAFICISTTPLFLYQQTAKLSGLNITTCHDVNVISKENMEGKSTFLDIQKPFYYFMVMAGLGFFIPCVIIITAYVMMMRKLGQSTMDGSSASKNRHRAIVLIITVLVTFLVCFIPSNLMLVVHYALLGRGIANNGYGFYITTLCLASLNSCLDPFLYYFVSEEFRSHVKNTFLCRSSRTVERMRVSFSSLKYSKKSNTYTAGTSHTDSSTL is encoded by the exons ATGTCTGCAGTTGCATTCCCGCGTTTGCTGGTGTTTTTCGCCTGTATTTCGTCGTCAG CAATCCATGGCCAAAAGCGAGGTTTTATTGGGCTTGAGGATTCGGACTCGGACTCGGTCTACGTTGACTCGGTTACAGCAAGCACGTTGAAGAGTGGCCTGACCACCGTTTTCTTTTCTGTCGTCTACATTTTGGTGTTTGCTGTGGGTCTCCCAGGCAATGCCATAGCAATTTGGGTCTTTGTCTTCAGATCAAAAAAGATCCACCCATCGGCTATTTACATGGCCAACCTTGCCCTTGCTGACTTGCTGTTTGTCATCTGGATCCCGCTAAAGATTGCCTACCACGTCAATGGCAACAACTGGACTTTTGGAGAGGAGATGTGTAAAGTTATGGTGAGCTTCTTCTATGGGAACATGTACTGTTCTATCCTGTTCATTACATGTTTGAGTGTGCAGCGATACTGGGTGGTGGCTCATCCACTCACCCAGCAGAGGACGAACAATAGACTGGCTATTGTTGTATCAATAAGCATCTGGGCTTTTATTTGTATCAGTACCACACCGCTCTTCCTGTACCAGCAAACGGCCAAACTCTCCGGGCTTAACATAACCACTTGCCACGATGTCAATGTTATCTCAAAGGAAAACATGGAGGGGAAAAGCACCTTTCTGGATATACAGAAGCCATTCTATTACTTCATGGTGATGGCGGGGTTGGGTTTCTTCATACCGTGTGTGATTATTATCACAGCGTACGTCATGATGATGCGCAAACTGGGACAGTCCACTATGGATGGAAGCAGCGCTAGCAAGAACCGTCACCGGGCCATTGTTCTCATCATTACAGTTCTCGTTACGTTCCTGGTCTGTTTTATTCCTAGCAACTTGATGCTGGTGGTGCATTACGctctcctggggaggggaattGCTAACAATGGATATGGCTTCTACATCACCACCTTGTGCTTGGCCAGCCTCAACAGCTGCCTGGATCCCTTTTTGTACTATTTTGTGTCAGAGGAGTTCCGGTCACATGTGAAGAACACATTCCTGTGTCGAAGCAGCCGGACTGTGGAGAGGATGAGAGTCTCCTTCAGTTCCCTGAAGTATTCTAAGAAGAGTAATACTTACACAGCGGGCACAAGCCATACAGATAGCAGTACACTCTAA